One genomic segment of Drosophila melanogaster chromosome 3R includes these proteins:
- the CG31279 gene encoding uncharacterized protein, isoform D, producing MLQYLLVCFVLLIRRRTDGSLCATKFIVRVPRDKDIGLIFDLTVTNRIRSDKRETLDFNVVSNGECTVNTTHGEQVHAMGRIFGGDFGSVEPGKSETVSLVWPTVSLYNRVGSCPILISATSAHATDAVATARQVLHFDTRFETLDPHGNKLRRRKDYKDCRNWDKDYLRNCTPLNCEERYFGKRSFFNRETEQCEPVTDCSAPGEYYDIFSNERVDPGNFVSEEELDLIKQGKFDFNFLDLRGPPSHEPKANKALPYKKNTRPTRHFVHSKHEKSDDCDNLRKLTLADFNDCFQHLQDGQSEPVAVEPTIEKKIKKKSPFEVPMLTQLYYDWYLPLRSDSWGEGGEIGAIGDPSPQNVSSGSEPLITWIGKLDWKGWLFLILRGSFFVFATLTAYFIVCLFVYGFMELYGLWTSDDAPETFMLDSSSQSTAYNLVTTESLMSHR from the exons ATGTTACAATACCTGCTGGTTTGCTTCGTTCTACTCATCAGACGCCGCACCGACGGCAGCCTGTGTGCCACAAAGTTCATAGTGCGCGTGCCTCGCGACAAGGACATTGGCTTGATCTTCG ATCTGACCGTCACCAATCGCATCAGGAGTGACAAAAGGGAGACGCTGGACTTCAATGTCGTCTCGAATGGGGAATGCACTGTGAACACGACCCATGGGGAGCAGGTGCACGCGATGGGAAGGATCTTTGGCGGGGATTTTGGCTCCGTCGAACCGGGCAAGAGTGAAACTGTCTCCCTGGTCTGGCCCACTGTG TCTCTGTACAACCGTGTGGGCAGCTGCCCCATTCTAATCTCAGCCACAAGTGCCCACGCTACGGATGCAGTGGCAACCGCGAGGCAGGTGCTGCACTTTGACACCCGCTTTGAGACCCTGGATCCGCACGGCAACAAGCTGCGCCGGCGGAAGGATTACAAGGACTGTCGCAACTGGGACAAGGATTACCTGCGCAACTGCACACCGCTGAACTGTGAGGAGCGTTACTTTGGGAAACGGAGCTTTTTCAATAGGGAAACGGAACAGTGCGAACCGGTGACTGATTGCTCGGCCCCAGGCGAGTACTACGACATCTTCAGCAACGAGCGCGTCGATCCTGGCAATTTCGTGTCCGAGGAGGAGCTGGACCTCATTAAGCAAGGAAAGTTCGACTTTAATTTTTTGGATTTGCGGGGGCCACCATCG CATGAGCCGAAAGCCAACAAAGCGCTTCCTTACAAGAAAAATACCAGGCCAACAAGGCACTTTGTCCATTCCAAGCATGAGAAGTCAGATGATTGCGACAATTTGCGTAAGCTAACCCTGGCCGATTTTAACGACTGCTTTCAGCATTTGCAGGATGGTCAGTCCGAGCCGGTCGCAGTTGAACCCACAATCGagaagaaaatcaagaaaaaatCGCCATTTGAGGTGCCCATGCTAACGCAGCTCTATTACGACTGGTATCTTCCTTTAAGGAGCGATAGCTGGGGGGAAGGCGGAGAAATCGGTGCCATAGGTGATCCCAGTCCACAAAATGTCTCATCGGGATCGGAACCCCTCATCACGTGGATCGGCAAGCTGGATTGGAAGGGCTGGCTGTTCCTGATTCTCAGAGGAAGCTTTTTC GTTTTCGCCACTCTGACGGCCTATTTTATAGTGTGTCTATTTGTCTATGGATTTATGGAACTGTATGGCTTGTGGACTAGTGACGATGCACCCGAGACATTTATGTTGGACTCCAGTTCTCAATCCACCGCCTACAATCTCGTCACCACAGAAAGTTTGATGTCACATCGATAA
- the CG31279 gene encoding uncharacterized protein, isoform B: MLQYLLVCFVLLIRRRTDGSLCATKFIVRVPRDKDIGLIFDLTVTNRIRSDKRETLDFNVVSNGECTVNTTHGEQVHAMGRIFGGDFGSVEPGKSETVSLVWPTVSLYNRVGSCPILISATSAHATDAVATARQVLHFDTRFETLDPHGNKLRRRKDYKDCRNWDKDYLRNCTPLNCEERYFGKRSFFNRETEQCEPVTDCSAPGEYYDIFSNERVDPGNFVSEEELDLIKQGKFDFNFLDLRGPPSQHEPKANKALPYKKNTRPTRHFVHSKHEKSDDCDNLRKLTLADFNDCFQHLQDGQSEPVAVEPTIEKKIKKKSPFEVPMLTQLYYDWYLPLRSDSWGEGGEIGAIGDPSPQNVSSGSEPLITWIGKLDWKGWLFLILRGSFFILLLIVFQVFATLTAYFIVCLFVYGFMELYGLWTSDDAPETFMLDSSSQSTAYNLVTTESLMSHR; the protein is encoded by the exons ATGTTACAATACCTGCTGGTTTGCTTCGTTCTACTCATCAGACGCCGCACCGACGGCAGCCTGTGTGCCACAAAGTTCATAGTGCGCGTGCCTCGCGACAAGGACATTGGCTTGATCTTCG ATCTGACCGTCACCAATCGCATCAGGAGTGACAAAAGGGAGACGCTGGACTTCAATGTCGTCTCGAATGGGGAATGCACTGTGAACACGACCCATGGGGAGCAGGTGCACGCGATGGGAAGGATCTTTGGCGGGGATTTTGGCTCCGTCGAACCGGGCAAGAGTGAAACTGTCTCCCTGGTCTGGCCCACTGTG TCTCTGTACAACCGTGTGGGCAGCTGCCCCATTCTAATCTCAGCCACAAGTGCCCACGCTACGGATGCAGTGGCAACCGCGAGGCAGGTGCTGCACTTTGACACCCGCTTTGAGACCCTGGATCCGCACGGCAACAAGCTGCGCCGGCGGAAGGATTACAAGGACTGTCGCAACTGGGACAAGGATTACCTGCGCAACTGCACACCGCTGAACTGTGAGGAGCGTTACTTTGGGAAACGGAGCTTTTTCAATAGGGAAACGGAACAGTGCGAACCGGTGACTGATTGCTCGGCCCCAGGCGAGTACTACGACATCTTCAGCAACGAGCGCGTCGATCCTGGCAATTTCGTGTCCGAGGAGGAGCTGGACCTCATTAAGCAAGGAAAGTTCGACTTTAATTTTTTGGATTTGCGGGGGCCACCATCG CAGCATGAGCCGAAAGCCAACAAAGCGCTTCCTTACAAGAAAAATACCAGGCCAACAAGGCACTTTGTCCATTCCAAGCATGAGAAGTCAGATGATTGCGACAATTTGCGTAAGCTAACCCTGGCCGATTTTAACGACTGCTTTCAGCATTTGCAGGATGGTCAGTCCGAGCCGGTCGCAGTTGAACCCACAATCGagaagaaaatcaagaaaaaatCGCCATTTGAGGTGCCCATGCTAACGCAGCTCTATTACGACTGGTATCTTCCTTTAAGGAGCGATAGCTGGGGGGAAGGCGGAGAAATCGGTGCCATAGGTGATCCCAGTCCACAAAATGTCTCATCGGGATCGGAACCCCTCATCACGTGGATCGGCAAGCTGGATTGGAAGGGCTGGCTGTTCCTGATTCTCAGAGGAAGCTTTTTC ATCTTATTGCTAATTGTGTTTCAGGTTTTCGCCACTCTGACGGCCTATTTTATAGTGTGTCTATTTGTCTATGGATTTATGGAACTGTATGGCTTGTGGACTAGTGACGATGCACCCGAGACATTTATGTTGGACTCCAGTTCTCAATCCACCGCCTACAATCTCGTCACCACAGAAAGTTTGATGTCACATCGATAA
- the CG31279 gene encoding uncharacterized protein, isoform C: MLQYLLVCFVLLIRRRTDGSLCATKFIVRVPRDKDIGLIFDLTVTNRIRSDKRETLDFNVVSNGECTVNTTHGEQVHAMGRIFGGDFGSVEPGKSETVSLVWPTVSLYNRVGSCPILISATSAHATDAVATARQVLHFDTRFETLDPHGNKLRRRKDYKDCRNWDKDYLRNCTPLNCEERYFGKRSFFNRETEQCEPVTDCSAPGEYYDIFSNERVDPGNFVSEEELDLIKQGKFDFNFLDLRGPPSHEPKANKALPYKKNTRPTRHFVHSKHEKSDDCDNLRKLTLADFNDCFQHLQDGQSEPVAVEPTIEKKIKKKSPFEVPMLTQLYYDWYLPLRSDSWGEGGEIGAIGDPSPQNVSSGSEPLITWIGKLDWKGWLFLILRGSFFVSL, from the exons ATGTTACAATACCTGCTGGTTTGCTTCGTTCTACTCATCAGACGCCGCACCGACGGCAGCCTGTGTGCCACAAAGTTCATAGTGCGCGTGCCTCGCGACAAGGACATTGGCTTGATCTTCG ATCTGACCGTCACCAATCGCATCAGGAGTGACAAAAGGGAGACGCTGGACTTCAATGTCGTCTCGAATGGGGAATGCACTGTGAACACGACCCATGGGGAGCAGGTGCACGCGATGGGAAGGATCTTTGGCGGGGATTTTGGCTCCGTCGAACCGGGCAAGAGTGAAACTGTCTCCCTGGTCTGGCCCACTGTG TCTCTGTACAACCGTGTGGGCAGCTGCCCCATTCTAATCTCAGCCACAAGTGCCCACGCTACGGATGCAGTGGCAACCGCGAGGCAGGTGCTGCACTTTGACACCCGCTTTGAGACCCTGGATCCGCACGGCAACAAGCTGCGCCGGCGGAAGGATTACAAGGACTGTCGCAACTGGGACAAGGATTACCTGCGCAACTGCACACCGCTGAACTGTGAGGAGCGTTACTTTGGGAAACGGAGCTTTTTCAATAGGGAAACGGAACAGTGCGAACCGGTGACTGATTGCTCGGCCCCAGGCGAGTACTACGACATCTTCAGCAACGAGCGCGTCGATCCTGGCAATTTCGTGTCCGAGGAGGAGCTGGACCTCATTAAGCAAGGAAAGTTCGACTTTAATTTTTTGGATTTGCGGGGGCCACCATCG CATGAGCCGAAAGCCAACAAAGCGCTTCCTTACAAGAAAAATACCAGGCCAACAAGGCACTTTGTCCATTCCAAGCATGAGAAGTCAGATGATTGCGACAATTTGCGTAAGCTAACCCTGGCCGATTTTAACGACTGCTTTCAGCATTTGCAGGATGGTCAGTCCGAGCCGGTCGCAGTTGAACCCACAATCGagaagaaaatcaagaaaaaatCGCCATTTGAGGTGCCCATGCTAACGCAGCTCTATTACGACTGGTATCTTCCTTTAAGGAGCGATAGCTGGGGGGAAGGCGGAGAAATCGGTGCCATAGGTGATCCCAGTCCACAAAATGTCTCATCGGGATCGGAACCCCTCATCACGTGGATCGGCAAGCTGGATTGGAAGGGCTGGCTGTTCCTGATTCTCAGAGGAAGCTTTTTCGTGAGTTTGTGA
- the CG31279 gene encoding uncharacterized protein, isoform F — MLTQLYYDWYLPLRSDSWGEGGEIGAIGDPSPQNVSSGSEPLITWIGKLDWKGWLFLILRGSFFVSL; from the coding sequence ATGCTAACGCAGCTCTATTACGACTGGTATCTTCCTTTAAGGAGCGATAGCTGGGGGGAAGGCGGAGAAATCGGTGCCATAGGTGATCCCAGTCCACAAAATGTCTCATCGGGATCGGAACCCCTCATCACGTGGATCGGCAAGCTGGATTGGAAGGGCTGGCTGTTCCTGATTCTCAGAGGAAGCTTTTTCGTGAGTTTGTGA
- the CG31279 gene encoding uncharacterized protein, isoform G, translated as MLTQLYYDWYLPLRSDSWGEGGEIGAIGDPSPQNVSSGSEPLITWIGKLDWKGWLFLILRGSFFILLLIVFQVFATLTAYFIVCLFVYGFMELYGLWTSDDAPETFMLDSSSQSTAYNLVTTESLMSHR; from the exons ATGCTAACGCAGCTCTATTACGACTGGTATCTTCCTTTAAGGAGCGATAGCTGGGGGGAAGGCGGAGAAATCGGTGCCATAGGTGATCCCAGTCCACAAAATGTCTCATCGGGATCGGAACCCCTCATCACGTGGATCGGCAAGCTGGATTGGAAGGGCTGGCTGTTCCTGATTCTCAGAGGAAGCTTTTTC ATCTTATTGCTAATTGTGTTTCAGGTTTTCGCCACTCTGACGGCCTATTTTATAGTGTGTCTATTTGTCTATGGATTTATGGAACTGTATGGCTTGTGGACTAGTGACGATGCACCCGAGACATTTATGTTGGACTCCAGTTCTCAATCCACCGCCTACAATCTCGTCACCACAGAAAGTTTGATGTCACATCGATAA
- the Fntb gene encoding farnesyl transferase beta subunit: MGTEEELMFRNFQRLKSYIFDDEKVSTTTSREQQKTESSVEKCFDRFEQIMFTDPRLTQIFRLEHQYYLDAMLRRLPSNYECLDSSRAWCVYWILQAAQLLSFNFDDQTLNHVVQFLSNCRSPTGGFGGGPGQYAHLAPTYAAVNSLCIIGSEQAYRAIDRPTLVQFLFSVRDSDGSFRLHVDGETDVRGAYCAISCAKLLNLPEPVIKELFAGTGDWIAQCQTYEGGFGGAPGLEAHGGYTFCGIAGLALLNEADKCDRQALLKWTLRRQMTYEGGFQGRTNKLVDGCYSFWVGATIPITQATLSGVDKQMEHTLFDVEALQEYILLCCQKQSGGLIDKPGKPQDLYHTCYTLSGVSIAQHSECASSPQVLGDTINELLPTHPLFNIPPKSVAAARSHFSNSNDTEFLGKDSPSKEES; the protein is encoded by the exons ATGGGAACCGAGGAGGAGCTGATGTTCCGCAACTTCCAGCGCCTGAAAAGCTACATCTTCGACGACGAGAAGGTGTCCACCACCACATCCCGCGAGCAA CAAAAGACGGAGAGTTCGGTGGAGAAATGCTTCGACCGCTTCGAGCAGATAATGTTCACCGACCCGCGCCTCACCCAGATCTTCCGGCTGGAGCACCAGTACTACCTGGACGCGATGCTGAGGCGGCTGCCGTCCAATTACGAGTGCCTGGACAGCAGTCGCGCGTGGTGCGTTTACTGGATCCTGCAGGCGGCCCAGCTACTTAGCTTTAACTTCGACGACCAGACATTGAACCACGTGGTCCAGTTTCTAAGCAA CTGCCGTTCGCCGACTGGGGGTTTTGGAGGAGGACCTGGACAGTATGCCCATCTGGCGCCCACCTATGCAGCAGTGAACAGTCTGTGCATCATCGGAAGCGAGCAGGCGTACCGTGCCATAGACCGACCGACTTTGGTCCAGTTCCTGTTCAGTGTACGTGACTCAGACGGCTCCTTCCGGCTCCACGTGGATGGTGAGACGGATGTGCGTGGCGCCTACTGCGCAATCTCCTGCGCAAAGCTGCTAAATCTTCCCGAGCCAGTGATCAAGGAGCTATTTGCCGGCACTGGCGACTGGATAGCCCAGTGTCAGACATACGAGGGAGGATTTGGAGGAGCCCCTGGTCTGGAGGCCCATGGTGGCTACACCTTCTGCGGAATCGCGGGCCTGGCGCTGCTCAACGAGGCTGATAAGTGCGACAGGCAGGCTTTGCTCAAATGGACACTGCGCCGTCAGATGACCTACGAAGGCGGCTTCCAAGGGAGGACCAACAAACTGGTTGATGGCTGCTACTCCTTCTGGGTGGGAGCCACCATTCCCATTACGCAGGCAACGCTATCCGGCGTCGATAAGCAAATGGAGCACACCCTTTTCGATGTGGAGGCCCTGCAGGAGTACATCCTGCTCTGCTGCCAAAAGCAGAGCGGCGGGCTTATCGACAAACCCGGAAA ACCGCAGGATCTCTACCACACATGCTATACTCTTAGTGGCGTTTCCATTGCCCAGCACTCGGAGTGCGCCAGCAGCCCCCAGGTCCTGGGCGACACCATTAACGAGCTACTGCCTACCCACCCACTGTTCAACATCCCACCAAAGTCAGTTGCAGCTGCCAGGAGCCACTTCAGCAATTCCAATGACACAGAGTTCTTGGGGAAAGACAGTCCCAGCAAGGAGGAGAGTTAA
- the CG14881 gene encoding uncharacterized protein, isoform B has product MFSSHRTLKRRTPAQGIDRREYIGHLVDEYYTTTNIEAQQQVTANLANFAYDPINWSHLLEADALDVFVASLETQDQLLKVHGIAALCNLCLDKTAAKFIREQLKLLTGLFVRTDHPEIVLHSLALFYQLLEFGERTERDLLLSPAVLRTVQEWRVKAHDERIVKLCQLLLQDFATRTEVVQLQKASPNVPTAEQQSSEAGASG; this is encoded by the exons ATGTTCTCCAGCCACAGGACATTGAAGAGGAGGACGCCTGCCCAGGGCATTGACCGCCGGGAGTACATTGGTCACCTGGTCGATGAGTATTATACGACAACCAACATCG AGGCCCAGCAGCAGGTGACTGCTAATTTGGCCAATTTTGCATACGATCCCATCAACTGGTCGCATCTCCTGGAGGCGGACGCCTTGGATGTATTTGTGGCATCGCTGGAGACACAGGATCAGCTATTAAAAGTGCACGGAATTGCGGCATTGTGTAACCTTTGCCTGG ACAAAACGGCTGCCAAATTTATCAGAGAGCAGCTAAAACTGCTAACCGGCCTCTTTGTGCGCACTGATCACCCGGAAATAGTACTTCACAGCCTGGCGCTCTTTTACCAATTACTGGAATTTGGTGAACGGACTGAACGGGATTTACTTCTGAGCCCTGCGGTGCTAAGGACGGTGCAAGAGTGGCGGGTCAAGGCCCACGATGAACGCATCGTTAAACTTTgtcagttgctgctgcaagaTTTCGCAACACGCACAGAGGTTGTCCAGCTGCAAAAGGCTTCCCCAAACGTTCCGACAGCTGAGCAGCAAAGCAGTGAAGCAGGTGCAAGTGGTTAA
- the CG14881 gene encoding uncharacterized protein, isoform A — protein sequence MFSSHRTLKRRTPAQGIDRREYIGHLVDEYYTTTNIEAQQQVTANLANFAYDPINWSHLLEADALDVFVASLETQDQLLKVHGIAALCNLCLDKTAAKFIREQLKLLTGLFVRTDHPEIVLHSLALFYQLLEFGERTERDLLLSPAVLRTVQEWRVKAHDERILSSKAVKQVQVVKRFSQSDLEQFAQFTGDHNYIHSLETPTEERRVHGALLNAVVAGIMGTQLPGPGTVVLEQNFKFLKPCRIETDTVVTVRLLQSRKISTVEYDIRQNDEVVFAGSAKLLTRN from the exons ATGTTCTCCAGCCACAGGACATTGAAGAGGAGGACGCCTGCCCAGGGCATTGACCGCCGGGAGTACATTGGTCACCTGGTCGATGAGTATTATACGACAACCAACATCG AGGCCCAGCAGCAGGTGACTGCTAATTTGGCCAATTTTGCATACGATCCCATCAACTGGTCGCATCTCCTGGAGGCGGACGCCTTGGATGTATTTGTGGCATCGCTGGAGACACAGGATCAGCTATTAAAAGTGCACGGAATTGCGGCATTGTGTAACCTTTGCCTGG ACAAAACGGCTGCCAAATTTATCAGAGAGCAGCTAAAACTGCTAACCGGCCTCTTTGTGCGCACTGATCACCCGGAAATAGTACTTCACAGCCTGGCGCTCTTTTACCAATTACTGGAATTTGGTGAACGGACTGAACGGGATTTACTTCTGAGCCCTGCGGTGCTAAGGACGGTGCAAGAGTGGCGGGTCAAGGCCCACGATGAACGCATC CTGAGCAGCAAAGCAGTGAAGCAGGTGCAAGTGGTTAAGCGGTTTTCCCAAAGCGATTTGGAGCAGTTTGCCCAGTTCACCGGCGACCACAACTACATCCATAGTCTGGAAACGCCCACCGAGGAGCGCCGCGTCCATGGAGCCCTGCTCAACGCGGTGGTGGCTGGTATAATGGGTACCCAGCTCCCTGGTCCGGGCACCGTGGTTCTAGAGCAGAATTTCAAGTTTCTGAAACCCTGTCGTATTGAGACCGACACCGTGGTGACCGTACGTCTGCTACAATCTCGCAAGATTTCCACCGTGGAGTACGATATAAGGCAGAACGACGAGGTGGTGTTCGCCGGCAGCGCCAAGTTGCTGACTCGCAACTAA
- the mRpS33 gene encoding mitochondrial ribosomal protein S33, with the protein MSHKYTELIKVGTQYARRMNYLSNRIFGEVARTTNEKSMKVVRMFSEEPIHKRDYVINWYPRHVETHLLMKNLRDYGLFRDEHQDFKEEMKRLRKLRGKAPPKKGEGKRASKK; encoded by the exons ATGTCCCACAAGTACACGGAGCTGATTAAGGTCGGCACGCAGTATGCTCGCCGGATGAACTACCTCTCAAATCGCATTTTCGGCGAAGTGGCTCGCACCACAAACGAGAAGTCCATGAAG GTGGTTCGCATGTTCTCGGAGGAACCAATTCACAAACGGGACTACGTGATCAACTGGTATCCGCGGCACGTGGAGACGCACTTGCTGATGAAGAACCTTCGCGACTACGGACTGTTCCGCGATGAGCACCAGGACTTCAAGGAGGAGATGAAGCGTCTGCGCAAGCTGCGCGGCAAGGCGCCTCCCAAGAAGGGCGAGGGCAAGCGGGCCTCAAAGAagtag